The Schaalia dentiphila ATCC 17982 sequence TCCGAGATAACACCCGAGAGCGAGCCGAAGATCAGCGGCGTCGAGATCGCCACGGTGGACACCAGGGTAGAGGTCAGCGTGACGACGCCCGAGGACCCGGAGCCCGCGTAGAACAGGAATCCCAGGATCGTGGACAGCCCGACGAGCACCATGCCGCCGACGCGTGCCCACTCGGGCTGGGTGATGCGCCGCAGCGTCGCCGCGACCGTCCACAGGGTGATGGCGATCGACACCGCGGCGAGCACCCACACGATGGGCGCGCCCGCGGTGACGATGTCGGGAATTGAGTATGACTGCGACTTGTCGTTCAGGCGCAGGGTCATGTCGCCACGAGCAGTGGCCGCGAAGACCACGAGCAGCACGCAGGCTGCCACGTAGATGCCGGGAAGCTTCCAGGAGGGCTTGGCCTCGACCTGAGTGACCATGCCGGACTCACTTGTGCTCATCGGCGTTCCCCTTTCGCGTGTTAGCCGCGAGCGCGCGGACATCGGGCAGACGGAACAGCCACCGCACGAGCGCGGGCGCTGCGATCAGCAGGACGATCACCGACTGCAGGATGAGGATCATGTCGATCGGCACGCCCTTAGCCTGCATCGTGTAACCGCCCGCCTTGAAGGCACCGAAGAGGAGTCCCGCGCCGAAGGTTCCCCACGTCTTGTTGCGGCCCAGGAGGGCCACCGTGATCGCATCGAAGCCGATCGAACCGGCCACGTCACGCGAGACGTACCCGATGGTCCCCAATGCCTCGTTCGCGCCAGCCAGGCCAAGAAACGCGCCCGAGAGGACCATCGTGATCGCCGTGATGCGCTCGACCGAAATGCCGGCGGTACGGGCCGCGGCAGCGTTCGCGCCGACCGCTCGGATCTGGAATCCCAGCGTCGAGCGTTCGATCAGCCACCAGAAGAAGGCGAGGGCAACCAGGGCGACGATGAAGCCGACGTGCAGCTTGAAGGGCGCGGGCAGCAGGCGCGTCAGAGCCGCGCTCTCCGCGACCTTCGGCGTCACCGGCTGATTCGAGCCGGGCACCTGCCATGCCTTCTGCGCCAGGACATATCCCAGGCCCAGCGTCGCAATCGAGTTGAGCATGATCGTCACGATCACCTCGTTCGCGCCCGTCTTTGCCTTCAAGACACCCGCGATGCCGGCGTAGAGGCCACCCGCAATCACCGCGACGAGGAGGGCCACCAGCGTGTGCAGGACCGGTGGCAGGCTCACCGCGAAGCCCACCCACACAGCCGCGAGCGCTCCGACGATGATCTGGCCCTTGCCGCCAATGTTGAACAGACCCGCTCGGAAGCCGAGCGCCAAGCCCAGGCCCGAGATGATCAGCGGGATCGAATAGAACAGGGAGTCGGTCAGTGGCTTGATCATGCGAACAACGTTCGCCGCGTTCGGATCCACGATGGAGCCGCGGAACATCGCATAGTAGGCATCCACCACGGACGCCCCCGACAGCGCGATGAGAATCGCTCCAATCGCGAAGGCGATGAGGACGGCCAGCACCGACACGAACCACTGGGAGCCAAAGACCCGGGTCGCGATGCCCAGCCCGTTACTCGTACGTGCGCTCATTGTTCCTCCTGCCTTGGTGCCCCGGATTCCTGAGCCGATCCCGAGGAGTCGGCCACGGCCTCGTCCAGGGGGACGCCGGCCATCATGAGGCCGAGGACGTCGCGGCCCGTGTCCGCAGGGACGATGCCGACGATGCGGCCGCGGTACATGACGGCAATGCGGTCGGCCAGTGAGACAACCTCGTCAAGCTCCGAGGAGATGAGCAGGACCGCGCAGCCCTGGTCCCGCACATCCACGATCCTGCGATGAATGAACTCGATCGAGCCGACATCGACGCCGCGCGTCGGCTGATTGGCGACCAGCAGTGTCAGGTCACGCGACATCTCACGGGCCACGACGACCTTCTGCTGATTGCCGCCCGACAGAGAGGAGACTGGGTCCTCGATCGACGTCAGACGGATGTCGTATTCCGTCTCCTTCTCGCGGGCGTTGCGCGCGATTGCGCCGCGCTTGAGGGAACCCGCAGCCGAGAAGGAGGAGGAGCGGAACTGGTCGAGCACCAGGTTGTCCGCGATCGAAAACGAGGCGATGATGCCGTCCGTCGAACGGTCCTCGGGGATGAAACCGACTCCCGCGTCCAGGGACTCGCGAGGCCTCGCGCGGGTAATGTCCGCGTCCTCGAGCCGGATCACACCGCTGTCGGGGGTGCGCAGGCCCAGGATCACCTCGGCGAGCTCAGTCTGGCCGTTCCCCTGTACGCCGGCGACCGCCAGAATCTCTCCCTGACGAACGTCGAAAGACACGTGGTCGAGGAGGGGAACGCCCCCCGAGCCGAGCAGGGACACATCCTCGAAGGCCAGGCCGCCGCCAGCGGGACGCGCGGGTTCCTTCTCCACGCGCATGAGCACCTCGCGCCCAACCATCTGCGTGGCCAGCGAGGCCTCGGAATCGCTCGGGGACGCGTGCCCCACAACCCGACCGCGGCGAATGACCGTGATCTCGTCGGCGACCACGCGCACCTCGCGCAGCTTGTGGGTGATGAACACGATCGAGGTCCCAGCATCGGCGAGCTGACGCATGATCGTCATCAGCTCGTCCGTTTCCTGCGGGGTGAGCACCGCGGTTGGTTCATCGAGAATGAGGACCTTTGCCCGGCGCGACAGGGCCTTGACGATCTCCACGCGCTGTTGGGCGCCCACCGGCAGATCCTCAATGAGGGCGTCGGGGTCCAGGTCGAAGCCGAAACGCGCCGAGACCTCACGCACCGTCTGGCGGGCGCGCTCGCGACTGATAATCCCGGCAGGGCCGGTCGGCTCGAAGCCCAGTGCGATCGACTCGGCGACCGTGAAGACGGGGATGAGCATGAAGTGCTGGTGCACCATGCCGATGCCCGCCGCGACCGCGTCGCCGGGGCCCTTGAACGTCACGGGCTCGCCGTCGATGAGGATCTGCCCCTCGTCGGGGGCATGCATCCCGTACAGGACGTTCATGAGCGTGGACTTGCCCGCGCCATTCTCTCCCAGCAGGGCGTGAATATGCCCCTCCTCGATCGTTAAGTCAATCGAGTCGTTGGCGATGAGGGGAC is a genomic window containing:
- a CDS encoding ABC transporter permease, whose translation is MSARTSNGLGIATRVFGSQWFVSVLAVLIAFAIGAILIALSGASVVDAYYAMFRGSIVDPNAANVVRMIKPLTDSLFYSIPLIISGLGLALGFRAGLFNIGGKGQIIVGALAAVWVGFAVSLPPVLHTLVALLVAVIAGGLYAGIAGVLKAKTGANEVIVTIMLNSIATLGLGYVLAQKAWQVPGSNQPVTPKVAESAALTRLLPAPFKLHVGFIVALVALAFFWWLIERSTLGFQIRAVGANAAAARTAGISVERITAITMVLSGAFLGLAGANEALGTIGYVSRDVAGSIGFDAITVALLGRNKTWGTFGAGLLFGAFKAGGYTMQAKGVPIDMILILQSVIVLLIAAPALVRWLFRLPDVRALAANTRKGNADEHK
- a CDS encoding ABC transporter ATP-binding protein, coding for MKLELRGITKRFGPLIANDSIDLTIEEGHIHALLGENGAGKSTLMNVLYGMHAPDEGQILIDGEPVTFKGPGDAVAAGIGMVHQHFMLIPVFTVAESIALGFEPTGPAGIISRERARQTVREVSARFGFDLDPDALIEDLPVGAQQRVEIVKALSRRAKVLILDEPTAVLTPQETDELMTIMRQLADAGTSIVFITHKLREVRVVADEITVIRRGRVVGHASPSDSEASLATQMVGREVLMRVEKEPARPAGGGLAFEDVSLLGSGGVPLLDHVSFDVRQGEILAVAGVQGNGQTELAEVILGLRTPDSGVIRLEDADITRARPRESLDAGVGFIPEDRSTDGIIASFSIADNLVLDQFRSSSFSAAGSLKRGAIARNAREKETEYDIRLTSIEDPVSSLSGGNQQKVVVAREMSRDLTLLVANQPTRGVDVGSIEFIHRRIVDVRDQGCAVLLISSELDEVVSLADRIAVMYRGRIVGIVPADTGRDVLGLMMAGVPLDEAVADSSGSAQESGAPRQEEQ